One region of Brassica napus cultivar Da-Ae chromosome A10, Da-Ae, whole genome shotgun sequence genomic DNA includes:
- the LOC106372409 gene encoding polyadenylate-binding protein-interacting protein 5 yields MKPGSGAFALNPHATSYVPLYKRVDHHHDMDGLLFANPTTQDLSFEDVQVSMPNISSEVAYKLIRDDDDFDMEMEIDMDIEYLLVTFSGLSQESITDVYLANSGDLEATIEMLNQLEIYSNEAQENLPETLDIGVMCESAGLQLQNAQHKRR; encoded by the exons ATGAAGCCAGGATCAGGAGCATTTGCGTTGAATCCCCATGCAACGTCATACGTACCACTCTATAAAAGAGTTGATCATCATCATGACATGGACGGTTTGCTGTTTGCCAACCCCACCACACAAGATTTAAGTTTTGAAGACGTTCAAGTGTCGATGCCCAACATTTCATCTGAAGTCGCGTACAAGCTGATAAGGGATGACGATGATTTCGATATGGAGATGGAGATTGACATGGATATTGAATACCTTCTTGTCACATTCTCTGGTCTCTCTCAAGAGTCTATTACTGATGTTTACCTCGCCAATAGTGGTGATCTTGAAGCAACCATTGAGATGCTCAATCAGCTTGAG ATATACAGCAATGAAGCTCAAGAAAACCTCCCAGAGACTCTGGATATTGGGGTTATGTGTGAATCAGCTGGCCTTCAACTTCAAAATGCTCAACACAAAAGAAGGTAG
- the LOC106424574 gene encoding uncharacterized protein LOC106424574 → MEMAELGRSMQLAGKRSSPPETALSGAASEAPNKQCRPWLQPLTSASNGILHIPTNALSQKTLNSLMHGKNVTMMDSALQKPGNHLNSLMHSNNVSVMNSAPQKPVSHLNSLMHGNSVSVMNSAPQKPGNHVVNKKLQIPPRGSVKPMHDVNETVRSKMRESLAAALALVQQHDEFPKGEENVKSGETPAVNPESSQSFQPASTASFSVPMGEGTISEFPTDVERSVPKDGEIPVDIRMEDVNQSDGLKSQFDEVFPRDEVPFTDIIFSNDDLLQGNELSWVLDNVSDLGETDGFGTDVEKSFQDPELLASKIEMELFKLFGGVNKKYREKGRSLLFNLKDKNNPELRERVMSGDISAERLCSMTAEELASKELSEWRQAKAEKMAEMVVLRDTDIDVRSLVRKTHKGEFQVEIDHVDSGMVDVSAGISSSRKHRPKAKTHSAETTLNDKTAKTDQTASHDTPPSTEEIDPMQGLAMDDELKDVEFLPPIVSLDEFMESLDSEPPFESPHGNSEMQVSASEKSDSEVRPHSKSPKGSPKEPSDKDSPKPSPEKIDEVSPKSDASIKLDDDVSGLEKTLSPVDVKGEKVWHGLLQLSMSSVVPVTGIFRSGEKADTSEWPAMLEVKGRVRLSGFGKFIHELPKSRSRTLMVMYLACKDGISKSQRGSLFEVVDSYVADKRVGYAEPASGVELYLCPTRGETLDLLTKVISKDQLDEAKTLDSGLLGVVVWRRPVKPSLKRQHSYSSSVSRASVLSENKKQRGNVTEKPLVVASMGNNHHGYGGKAVEEDDDDDAPPGFGPVASRDDDDLPEFNFSSSVVPVSSHQPLPAQSKSLDQVRKLIHMYGNSAGSYNDNDDDDIPEWQPNVPNHQLPPPPPPPPGFRSEMVLQDQSRPQDGWWDNLNGVSGQHYDQNGSRNRGF, encoded by the exons ATGGAAATGGCGGAGTTAGGCAGGTCCATGCAGCTAGCTGGGAAGCGAAGCTCGCCTCCTGAAACCGCTTTAAGCGGTGCTGCATCGGAGGCGCCGAACAAGCAGTGTCGACCGTGGTTACAGCCATTGACCTCAGCAAGCAATGGGATTCTGCATATTCCCACCAACGCGCTTTCTCAAAAGACCCTTAATTCGCTCATGCACGGCAAGAACGTGACGATGATGGACTCTGCTCTCCAGAAACCTGGGAACCATCTGAATTCGCTCATGCATAGCAATAACGTGTCGGTTATGAACTCTGCTCCCCAGAAACCTGTGAGCCATCTGAACTCGCTCATGCATGGCAATAGCGTGTCGGTTATGAACTCTGCTCCCCAGAAACCTGGGAACCATGTTGTAAACAAGAAACTGCAGATCCCACCTCGAGGGTCAGTGAAACCGATGCATGATGTAAATGAGACTGTGAGGTCTAAAATGAGGGAGTCATTAGCGGCTGCGTTGGCCTTGGTTCAGCAACATGATGAATTTCCGAAAGGGGAAGAAAATGTAAAGAGTGGAGAAACTCCTGCGGTGAATCCGGAGAGTAGTCAAAGTTTTCAACCTGCCTCAACTGCTAGCTTCAGTGTGCCTATGGGCGAAGGAACCATATCAGAGTTTCCCACCGATGTAGAAAGATCTGTGCCGAAGGACGGTGAGATTCCCGTCGACATCAGGATGGAAGATGTTAATCAGTCTGATGGACTTAAGTCTCAATTTGACGAGGTTTTCCCTCGAGATGAAGTTCCTTTTACAGATATTATTTTTTCGAACGATGACCTTTTACAGGGTAATGAACTCTCATGGGTTCTGGACAATGTTTCAGATCTTGGCGAGACAGATGGTTTTGGAACCGATGTTGAAAAGTCGTTTCAGGATCCAGAACTTTTGGCTTCTAAAATTGAAATGGAATTGTTTAAACTATTTGGAGGTGTGAACAAAAAGTACAGAGAGAAGGGAAGGTCCCTCTTATTCAATTTGAAAGATAAGAACAATCCTGAGCTAAGGGAAAGAGTTATGTCTGGAGATATCTCTGCTGAGAGGTTGTGTTCAATGACAGCCGAAGAACTGGCTTCCAAGGAGCTTTCTGAGTGGCGACAAGCCAAAGCGGAAAAGATGGCAGAGATGGTTGTCCTGCGGGATACAGATATTGATGTCAGAAGTCTGGTGAGGAAAACTCATAAGGGTGAGTTCCAGGTTGAAATTGATCACGTTGACAGTGGCATGGTTGATGTCTCTGCTGGCATCTCGTCAAGTAGGAAACATCGACCCAAAGCCAAAACTCATTCTGCCGAAACCACTCTCAATGATAAGACAGCAAAAACTGATCAAACAGCATCACATGATACTCCTCCTTCAACTGAAGAGATCGATCCCATGCAAGGTTTGGCGATGGATGATGAGTTGAAGGACGTTGAGTTTCTTCCACCAATTGTATCGCTTGATGAATTCATGGAATCCCTGGACTCTGAGCCTCCATTTGAAAGTCCGCATGGTAATTCTGAAATGCAAGTGTCTGCGTCAGAGAAAAGTGATTCCGAAGTTAGGCCACACTCAAAATCTCCTAAAGGATCTCCGAAGGAACCAAGTGACAAAGATTCTCCTAAACCGAGCCCCGAGAAGATTGATGAAGTTTCTCCAAAATCTGATGCAAgtatcaaacttgatgatgatGTCTCTGGACTTGAGAAAACGCTTTCACCTGTTGATGTCAAGGGAGAAAAAGTATGGCATGGATTACTGCAACTGAGTATGTCTTCTGTAGTCCCTGTCACTGGAATTTTCAGAAG TGGTGAGAAAGCAGACACGAGCGAGTGGCCGGCAATGTTGGAAGTTAAGGGTAGAGTTAGGCTGAGTGGGTTTGGGAAGTTTATTCATGAGCTTCCCAAGTCTCGATCCCGTACCCTAATG GTAATGTACTTGGCTTGTAAAGACGGCATTTCTAAGAGCCAGCGTGGCAGCCTTTTTGAG GTTGTTGATTCCTACGTTGCTGATAAAAGAGTTGGCTACGCAGAGCCAGCCTCAGGCGTGGAGCTTTACCTTTGCCCAACACGTGGCGAGACTCTAGATCTGCTGACAAAAGTCATCTCTAAAGACCAGCTCGATGAAGCCAAAACTTTGGATAGTGGGCTGCTTGGTGTTGTTGTGTGGAGACGACCCGTTAAGCCCAGTTTGAAACGTCAGCATTCTTACTCTTCTTCTGTCTCCAGAGCCTCTGTTTTGTCTGAAAACAAGAAGCAGAGAGGGAATGTCACAGAGAAACCTCTTGTTGTTGCATCAATGGGGAACAATCATCATGGTTATGGAGGCAAGGCtgtggaagaagatgatgatgatgatgcaccGCCTGGGTTTGGTCCTGTAGCTTCGAGGGATGATGATGATTTACCGGAATTTAACTTCAGTTCCTCGGTCGTGCCAGTTTCTTCTCATCAGCCATTACCGGCTCAATCAAAGTCTTTGGATCAAGTAAGAAAGCTCATCCACATGTATGGAAACTCTGCAGGCAGCTATAATGACAATGATGATGACGACATACCCGAATGGCAGCCAAATGTCCCTAACCACCAGCTTCCACCACCcccacctcctcctcctggCTTCAGATCCGAGATGGTTCTTCAGGATCAAAGCAGGCCTCAAGATGGTTGGTGGGATAATCTAAATGGTGTCTCAGGGCAACACTATGATCAGAACGGGTCAAGAAACAGAGGATTTTAA
- the LOC106370652 gene encoding uncharacterized protein LOC106370652 yields MKGGSVAFLFVLLISTATSVFCFRDGMLPNGGFERGPKPSDLKGTGVINKNAIPNWELSGFIEYIKSGQKQGDMLLVVPAGKFAVRLGNEASIKQRVNVTKGMYYSLTFSAARTCAQDERLNISVAPDSGVIPIQTLYSSNGWDLYAWAFQAQSDVAEIVIHNPGEEEHPACGPLIDGVAIKALYPPRPTNKNILKNGGFEEGPYIIPNATTGVLIPPFIEDDHSPLPAWIIESLKAVKYVDVEHFSVPQGRRAVELVAGKESAIAQVARTIVGKSYVLSFAVGDANNACKGSMIVEAFAGKDTLKVAYESKGKGGFKRAALRFVAVSNRTRVMFYSTFYAMRSDDFSSLCGPVIDDVKLLSVGKP; encoded by the exons ATGAAAGGAGGCAGCGTCGCGTTTCTCTTCGTTCTTCTCATCTCCACCGCCACCTCCGTCTTCTGCTTCCGCGACG GTATGTTACCAAACGGCGGATTCGAGCGAGGACCAAAACCATCGGACCTGAAAGGAACAGGAGTGATAAACAAGAACGCGATTCCAAACTGGGAGCTCTCTGGCTTCATAGAATACATCAAGTCCGGTCAAAAACAAGGAGACATGCTCCTCGTAGTCCCCGCCGGAAAGTTCGCAGTCCGGCTAGGCAACGAGGCATCGATCAAACAAAGAGTTAATGTGACAAAAGGAATGTACTACTCTCTCACTTTCAGTGCCGCAAGGACTTGTGCTCAAGACGAACGGCTCAACATATCCGTTGCACCTGACTCGGGCGTTATTCCTATTCAGACGCTGTACAGTAGCAACGGGTGGGACCTATACGCTTGGGCGTTTCAGGCCCAGAGTGATGTGGCTGAGATCGTGATTCATAATCCTGGCGAGGAAGAACATCCTGCTTGTGGTCCACTCATTGATGGTGTAGCAATCAAGGCTCTATACCCTCCTAGACCTACCAATA AGAATATATTGAAAAACGGAGGATTTGAAGAAGGTCCCTACATAATCCCAAATGCAACAACCGGTGTTCTGATTCCTCCCTTCATAGAAGATGACCACTCTCCTTTACCAGCATGGATTATAGAATCCCTCAAGGCCGTCAAATACGTTGACGTGGAACACTTCTCGGTCCCACAAGGCCGTCGAGCCGTGGAACTGGTCGCGGGGAAAGAGAGCGCAATCGCTCAGGTGGCTAGGACCATTGTCGGGAAGAGTTACGTGCTTTCGTTTGCGGTTGGAGATGCCAACAATGCTTGCAAAGGCTCGATGATAGTCGAGGCGTTTGCCGGCAAAGACACTTTGAAGGTTGCTTATGAGTCGAAAGGGAAAGGAGGTTTCAAACGTGCTGCTTTGCGGTTCGTGGCAGTTTCTAACCGCACTAGGGTTATGTTTTACAGCACGTTTTACGCGATGAGAAGTGATGATTTCTCGTCGCTGTGTGGTCCTGTGATCGACGATGTTAAGCTCCTCAGCGTTGGTAAACCCTGA
- the LOC106370656 gene encoding putative inactive serine/threonine-protein kinase At5g11400 isoform X1, with protein sequence MGNVLKPLTEDPLSFAYEPLLSSPSWFTYLCFKSIFTYSNNIKIRRSICIKVDKENEDLRVFSVTELKKATNNFRKERVVDEEDGSVRTFYKGSIDDTSSRTKKRISVFVMECLQDSLEAIEAWKEEVKSLGKHSHPNIVKFLGYCCEDKKSLLVFEYLHKGTLDHHFQGKNEVLSWVKIAIGIAQGVAFLHSIKNSSLYLELRRHNIMLDEEYNAKLFYLETDKKCLEKGLRVVRGIKYMPPERLRTGRFEMDSDVFTFGMILLELFTGLKGALLPPLIALRDGSKKLEDESLDIRTRPFLFNDRIDPRLEGDYPVTAAMQMGTIIQRCTEDRPTRPSMQQVLDVLNHIAEIHSYRYEFSCC encoded by the exons ATGGGAAATGTTCTAAAGCCTCTTACGGAAGATCCTCTTTCATTTGCTTACGAGCCTCTCCTCAGCTCACCAAGTTGGTTTACATATCTCTGTTTTAAGAGCATTTTTAcatatagtaataatattaaaatacgTCGTTCAATATGTATCAAAGTTGATAAAGAAAATGAGGATCTGAGAGTCTTCAGCGTCACGGAACTGAAGAAAGCAACGAACAACTTCAGAAAAGAGAGGGTCGTAGATGAAGAGGATGGCTCTGTTCGAACATTCTACAAGGGCTCCATCGATGACACCTCATCAAGAACTAAAAAAAGAATCTCTGTTTTTGTCATGGAATGTCTTCAAGATAGTTTAGAGGCTATAGAAGCGTGGAAG GAAGAGGTGAAGTCTCTAGGAAAACATTCTCATCCAAACATAGTAAAATTTTTGGGTTATTGTTGTGAAGATAAAAAATCACTATTGGTGTTTGAATACCTGCACAAAGGAACTTTGGATCATCATTTTCAGGGAA AGAATGAGGTCTTGTCATGGGTTAAGATAGCCATTGGGATAGCACAAGGTGTTGCTTTTCTCCACTCAATCAAGAACTCCTCGCTATATTTGGAACTCAGAAGGCATAACATTATGCTTGACGAG GAATACAATGCAAAACTGTTTTACCTTGAAACAGACAAAAAATGTCTGGAAAAAGGATTGAGAGTTGTTAGAGGAATTAAATACATGCCTCCTGAAAGGCTAAGGACAG GCCGTTTTGAAATGGATTCCGATGTTTTCACATTTGGTATGATCTTGCTTGAACTTTTTACTGGTTTGAAAGGAGCCTTGCTTCCGCCTTTAATTGCTTTGAGAGATGGCTCAAAAAAGTTGGAGGATGAAAGCTTAGATATTAGGACTAGACCTTTCTTGTTTAACGACAGAATTGATCCTCGACTTGAGGGTGATTATCCCGTGACTGCAGCAATGCAGATGGGCACAATCATCCAAAGATGCACCGAGGACAGGCCTACACGACCCTCCATGCAACAAGTTTTGGATGTTCTGAATCATATTGCGGAGATTCATTCGTACAGATATGAGTTCAGTtgttgttaa
- the LOC106370657 gene encoding putative inactive serine/threonine-protein kinase At5g11400 codes for MGNGLKPCKQQHPSYLYEPLINTPLLEEAENENLRVFSVKELKKATKKFKKERVVEGEDTYVQTFYKGNINQTTSAPSKTKTRIDVSVMEGLLYTPHGLEEWKISKEEAESLGEIFHPNLVKLLGYCSEDNRSLLVFEYLGKESLEHYIFEKEETLSWDTRVKIAIGIAQGVAFLHSIKNSPLHQELRMHNIMLDEQYNAKLLYLDSKKQFWPIGWTFVGTIYMSLEYLEAATLGMETDVYTFGVILLELFTGSKEISIYLKRLRTRTILFAEIIDPRLGSHYPVNAATKMGKLIQRCTKDNWKKRPSMQQVLDVLNSICNSVLMHRDTNI; via the exons ATGGGAAACGGTTTAAAGCCTTGTAAACAACAACATCCTTCGTATCTTTACGAGCCTCTCATCAATACTCCTTTGTTGG AAGAAGCAGAAAACGAGAATCTGAGAGTCTTCAGCGTCAAGGAACTGAAGAAAGCAacgaaaaaattcaaaaaagagaGGGTCGTAGAAGGGGAGGATACCTATGTTCAAACATTCTACAAGGGTAACATCAATCAGACCACATCTGCACcatcaaaaactaaaaccagAATCGATGTTTCTGTCATGGAAGGTCTTCTTTATACTCCACATGGTCTAGAAGAGTGGAAGATAAGCAAA GAAGAAGCTGAGTCTCTAGGAGAGATTTTTCATCCCAACTTGGTTAAACTCTTGGGTTACTGCTCTGAAGATAACAGATCACTCTTGGTTTTCGAATACTTGGGCAAAGAAAGTTTGGAGCATTACATTTTCGAAA AAGAGGAGACATTGTCATGGGACACACGGGTTAAAATAGCCATCGGAATAGCACAAGGTGTTGCATTCCTTCACTCGATCAAGAACAGCCCATTACATCAAGAACTCAGGATGCATAACATTATGCTTGACGAG CAATACAATGCAAAATTGTTGTACCTTGActcaaaaaaacaattttggcCAATTGGTTGGACATTTGTGGGAACTATATACATGTCTCTTGAATATCTAGAAGCAG CTACTTTGGGAATGGAGACGGATGTATACACATTTGGTGTGATCTTGCTTGAACTCTTTACTGGTTCGAAAGAGATATCAATATATCTGAAACGCTTAAGAACTAGAACTATCTTGTTTGCGGAAATAATTGACCCCAGACTTGGGAGTCATTATCCTGTGAATGCAGCCACAAAGATGGGCAAACTCATCCAAAGATGCACCAAGGATAACTGGAAGAAACGACCGTCAATGCAGCAAGTTTTGGATGTTCTGAATTCTATTTGTAATTCAGTATTAATGCATAGAGATActaatatttga
- the LOC106370656 gene encoding putative inactive serine/threonine-protein kinase At5g11400 isoform X2, whose amino-acid sequence MGNVLKPLTEDPLSFAYHPLLSPPCSLDKENEDLRVFSVTELKKATKNFKKDSVVQGEDGSVRTFYKGSIDDTTSRTKTRISVSVMECVQDSLEAIEAWKEEVKSLGKHSHPNIVKFLGYCCEDKKSLLVFEYLHKGTLDHHFQGKNEVLSWVKIAIGIAQGVAFLHSIKNSSLYLELRRHNIMLDEEYNAKLFYLETDKKCLEKGLRVVRGIKYMPPERLRTGRFEMDSDVFTFGMILLELFTGLKGALLPPLIALRDGSKKLEDESLDIRTRPFLFNDRIDPRLEGDYPVTAAMQMGTIIQRCTEDRPTRPSMQQVLDVLNHIAEIHSYRYEFSCC is encoded by the exons ATGGGAAATGTTCTAAAGCCTCTCACAGAAGATCCTCTTTCATTTGCTTACCATCCTCTCCTCAGCCCACCATGTTCGT TGGATAAAGAAAACGAGGATCTGAGAGTCTTCAGCGTCACGGAATTGAAAAAAGCAACGAAGAACTTCAAAAAAGACAGCGTCGTACAGGGCGAGGATGGCTCAGTTCGAACATTCTACAAGGGCTCCATCGATGACACCACATCAAGAACTAAAACTAGAATCTCTGTTTCTGTCATGGAATGTGTTCAAGATAGTTTAGAGGCTATAGAGGCGTGGAAG GAAGAGGTGAAGTCTCTAGGAAAACATTCTCATCCAAACATAGTAAAATTTTTGGGTTATTGTTGTGAAGATAAAAAATCACTATTGGTGTTTGAATACCTGCACAAAGGAACTTTGGATCATCATTTTCAGGGAA AGAATGAGGTCTTGTCATGGGTTAAGATAGCCATTGGGATAGCACAAGGTGTTGCTTTTCTCCACTCAATCAAGAACTCCTCGCTATATTTGGAACTCAGAAGGCATAACATTATGCTTGACGAG GAATACAATGCAAAACTGTTTTACCTTGAAACAGACAAAAAATGTCTGGAAAAAGGATTGAGAGTTGTTAGAGGAATTAAATACATGCCTCCTGAAAGGCTAAGGACAG GCCGTTTTGAAATGGATTCCGATGTTTTCACATTTGGTATGATCTTGCTTGAACTTTTTACTGGTTTGAAAGGAGCCTTGCTTCCGCCTTTAATTGCTTTGAGAGATGGCTCAAAAAAGTTGGAGGATGAAAGCTTAGATATTAGGACTAGACCTTTCTTGTTTAACGACAGAATTGATCCTCGACTTGAGGGTGATTATCCCGTGACTGCAGCAATGCAGATGGGCACAATCATCCAAAGATGCACCGAGGACAGGCCTACACGACCCTCCATGCAACAAGTTTTGGATGTTCTGAATCATATTGCGGAGATTCATTCGTACAGATATGAGTTCAGTtgttgttaa
- the LOC106370656 gene encoding putative inactive serine/threonine-protein kinase At5g11400 isoform X3: protein MGNVLKPLTEDPLSFAYHPLLSPPLDKENEDLRVFSVTELKKATKNFKKDSVVQGEDGSVRTFYKGSIDDTTSRTKTRISVSVMECVQDSLEAIEAWKEEVKSLGKHSHPNIVKFLGYCCEDKKSLLVFEYLHKGTLDHHFQGKNEVLSWVKIAIGIAQGVAFLHSIKNSSLYLELRRHNIMLDEEYNAKLFYLETDKKCLEKGLRVVRGIKYMPPERLRTGRFEMDSDVFTFGMILLELFTGLKGALLPPLIALRDGSKKLEDESLDIRTRPFLFNDRIDPRLEGDYPVTAAMQMGTIIQRCTEDRPTRPSMQQVLDVLNHIAEIHSYRYEFSCC from the exons ATGGGAAATGTTCTAAAGCCTCTCACAGAAGATCCTCTTTCATTTGCTTACCATCCTCTCCTCAGCCCACCAT TGGATAAAGAAAACGAGGATCTGAGAGTCTTCAGCGTCACGGAATTGAAAAAAGCAACGAAGAACTTCAAAAAAGACAGCGTCGTACAGGGCGAGGATGGCTCAGTTCGAACATTCTACAAGGGCTCCATCGATGACACCACATCAAGAACTAAAACTAGAATCTCTGTTTCTGTCATGGAATGTGTTCAAGATAGTTTAGAGGCTATAGAGGCGTGGAAG GAAGAGGTGAAGTCTCTAGGAAAACATTCTCATCCAAACATAGTAAAATTTTTGGGTTATTGTTGTGAAGATAAAAAATCACTATTGGTGTTTGAATACCTGCACAAAGGAACTTTGGATCATCATTTTCAGGGAA AGAATGAGGTCTTGTCATGGGTTAAGATAGCCATTGGGATAGCACAAGGTGTTGCTTTTCTCCACTCAATCAAGAACTCCTCGCTATATTTGGAACTCAGAAGGCATAACATTATGCTTGACGAG GAATACAATGCAAAACTGTTTTACCTTGAAACAGACAAAAAATGTCTGGAAAAAGGATTGAGAGTTGTTAGAGGAATTAAATACATGCCTCCTGAAAGGCTAAGGACAG GCCGTTTTGAAATGGATTCCGATGTTTTCACATTTGGTATGATCTTGCTTGAACTTTTTACTGGTTTGAAAGGAGCCTTGCTTCCGCCTTTAATTGCTTTGAGAGATGGCTCAAAAAAGTTGGAGGATGAAAGCTTAGATATTAGGACTAGACCTTTCTTGTTTAACGACAGAATTGATCCTCGACTTGAGGGTGATTATCCCGTGACTGCAGCAATGCAGATGGGCACAATCATCCAAAGATGCACCGAGGACAGGCCTACACGACCCTCCATGCAACAAGTTTTGGATGTTCTGAATCATATTGCGGAGATTCATTCGTACAGATATGAGTTCAGTtgttgttaa
- the LOC106372411 gene encoding LOW QUALITY PROTEIN: putative inactive serine/threonine-protein kinase At5g11400 (The sequence of the model RefSeq protein was modified relative to this genomic sequence to represent the inferred CDS: deleted 2 bases in 1 codon), whose product MGNGLKSCKQKHTSPLINTPLLEEEEEVENLRIFSVKELKKATNEFKIERVVEGEDTYVQTFYKGYINETTSKLPVSVMEGLVYSQKSLEDWKISKEEAESLGDISHPNLVKLLGYCCEDNRSLLVFEYLQNESLEHHIYQKEEALRWGTRVKIASGIAQGVAFIHSIKNSPLNQEFRLHNILLDEQYNAKLLYLDSKKQSWPEDWTFAETIYKSPENMFADILGMETDVYIFGVILLELFTGSKEILTSLNHFRTTSFLFTELIDPRLGSDYPVTAATNMGTLIRICTVGDWKKRPLMQQIADVLNSVMFRGT is encoded by the exons ATGGGAAACGGTTTAAAATCTTGTAAACAAAAACATACTTCGCCTCTCATCAATACTCCTTTGTTGG aggaggaggaagaagtcGAGAATCTCAGAATCTTCAGTGTCAAGGAACTGAAGAAAGCAACGAATGAATTCAAAATAGAGAGGGTCGTAGAAGGGGAGGATACCTATGTTCAAACATTCTACAAGGGTTACATCAATGAGACCACATCAAAACTTCCTGTTTCTGTCATGGAAGGTCTTGTATATAGTCAAAAGAGTCTAGAAGATTGGAAGATAAGCAAA GAAGAAGCTGAGTCTCTAGGAGATATTTCTCATCCCAACTTGGTCAAACTCTTGGGTTACTGTTGTGAAGATAACAGATCACTCTTGGTTTTCGAGTACTTGCAAAATGAAAGTTTGGAGCATCACATTTACCAAA AAGAGGAGGCACTACGGTGGGGAACACGAGTTAAGATAGCCAGTGGAATAGCACAAGGTGTTGCATTTATCCACTCGATCAAGAACAGCCCATTAAATCAAGAATTCAGATTGCATAACATTTTGCTTGACGAG CAATACAATGCAAAATTGTTATACCTTGACTCAAAAAAGCAAAGTTGGCCAGAAGATTGGACATTTGCGGAAACTATCTACAAGTCTCCTGAAAATATGTTTGCAG ATATTTTGGGAATGGAGACCGATGTATACATATTTGGTGTAATCTTGCTTGAACTCTTTACT GGTTCAAAAGAGATACTAACAAGTCTGAACCACTTCAGAACTACATCATTCTTGTTTACGGAATTAATTGACCCCAGACTTGGGAGTGACTATCCTGTGACTGCAGCCACAAATATGGGCACACTCATCCGAATATGCACCGTGGGTGACTGGAAGAAACGACCGTTAATGCAACAAATTGCGGATGTTCTTAATTCTGTAATGTTTAGAGGTACTTAA